AACAGTGAAGATCTTGAGGTAACAACTCCATTTTTTTCTAACAATAGTGATTGTTTGTTTGAGGAAAGCTGTTGTGAGCTATGAGGTTGCAAATCGATTGTAAGTGCTTTTGTTGAACCTATTTTTTGCACTAATTAAACTTATACTTAAGACAATCATGTTCAATAGTGGAATTGTGGAGGAAAAACAATATTACCCATGATGCCATAGAGAATTCCActaatcagacaaaaaaaaactaaatgtaactCCGTTCACTCCCATGAAGCACTGCAAATGACAAGCAAGTCAGTCTCCCTATGCTCTGAAAatatcaacagttttattcatttttaaaaactgtagtcTATTAAAGATTGTGTCATTTGCAATGCTTCACAGCATTCTAGTTCTGTTTTGGGTTTTTTGTCCAATTGTCATATATCTTTATACAAGTCTGCAATATTTTGATTCAAAAACAGTTTAATGACCTTCTTTGAAAACCCTTATgagataaataaatggaaaaattattCACACAAACAGAGATGTTCAAAAACTGGAAaagcatatataatataattttatcatcattatgataaaacaaaacacagatgCTCCACCTACCTGACAGACAGGTCATGAGACCCAGAGCCAACATGGCACCTGCCAAAACAGTGAGCCGATTGTAGCGCATAGCCATGATGGCTGCGATGAAGAACGTCTTGTCTCCCAGTTCAGAGACGATGATGACAGAGATGGCTGCCGCAAAGGCATGAATAAAGCCCAAATTTCCCTTACTAGCTTCATCAACGCGGACTGCGGGTCCCGGTGCATGATCGGTGGTCCCCTTTTGCACCTGCACAGAAAATATGATTCTGATGTAAGATCAATTCATAGTAACATACTGATATAAAGTATGAATTAACAGAAAACTCAACaacatttgctaatttaagcaTTCATGTGTTAAATtagtattaaatgtattttatatgcagcaacacagtggcgcagtaggtagtgctgtcgcctcacagcaagaaggtcgctggttcgagccttggctgagtcagttggcgtttctgtgtgtagtttgcatgttctccctgcgtttgtgtgggtttcctccgggtgctccggtttcccccacagtccaaagacatgcagtacaggtgaattgggtaggctaaattgtccatagtgtatgtatgtgtgtgaatgagtgtgtatgggtttccaagtgatgggttgcggctggaagggcatccactgcgtaaaacatatgctggataagttggcggttcattccgctgtggcgaccccagattaataaagggactaagccaaatagaaaatgaatgaatgtattttatatttaaataaagtataaaaaaataaataaagagtggctcagtgggtagcatgatcgcctcacagcaagaaaaaatCGCTGGTTTCagccccagctggatcagttggcatttctgtgtggagtttgcaagttgttcccgtgttcgtgtgggtttcctccgggtgcttcggtttcccccacagtccaaagacatgcgctataggtgaattgggtaggctaaattagacgtagtgtctgtgtgtgaatgcaagagagtagggatgtttcccagtgttgggtggaaggggaatccgctgtgtaaaacatatgctggataagttagtggttcattctgctgtggcgacccctgattaataaaggaactacgccaaaaaaaaaaaagaatgaataaaaaataagttggTACAAACTGAACAGATCATTAAAAGTATAGTGTGATTGCTTATTCTTCTACAGTTTGCCTActcaatgttacatttttttgtctATACATGTGCAATGTTTCCCTTTTATTCCTGATTGATAAACACTGATTCCCCCAGAATTAAACCAAATTAAGTCTTATGAGGGAGATAAAATATTTGCTCAAAATGAACtttaataaattatacaaattcattcaaatgaattaaatgtaattacagcAATTAAATGTCAGAGAACCTCTAGTAAATTACATGTAATTTGGTTTAGTTATACCTTTAGCATCATGATAGCTATTATATAGTAAAGTGTTCTTTTATAATACTACCAATATAGTCTTAATGTTATGCATTTTAGATCTATTATACAACATTAATGATCCTAATTTTCATTAATGTAACATAAGTGTCAAAGTTCCATTTCAATGAATCAGTGCATCACTGACAAAACACTGACAACTTTTCTTGTGCTTGAGTCTTTTAGaggttatatacatatatatcatcATAAAATCCTGGATCATGCTAAGTAACGAATGTTTTGAAGGATTTCTGCTTGTCAAAATCACATTCATTTATTATAACCTTATAAACCAAGGCAAATTAGAGAGTGTAGTCAAACTTGTTTCTCTTGAATTGCACTAACCTAATTACCAGCTCCTCTTTAACACGTTTGTAGTTTCATAAGCCACCTTACATGTTTGTTATCAAGCAAATGTTATAAAAGCGTACCTCCGCGGGCTGCTCCTCATTAATGACTTTCTTCTCTTCTTGAGTTGCTGTAACTCCGGCTGAAAACAGCACGACGCTCAGTAAAACAAGGAAGCATATAAACCTGCCGCCGCCATGCCGCTCGCCAGCCCTGAGAGGCATATTAAGGGCTGGCTAATACTGCCTCTGTGGTGTTATAACGCtacaaattaagtaaataaatccgCTAATTTATATACATTAATGTTTCGTCGTTATTATCTGATTAGCCCACTGTGGTCATCATCGCAGAGAGACCGATGCCAAGGCAAAGACAAACATGTCGCTTGAAAACTCTACGTGATTGGTTAGTTGCGAGATCAACGTGTACAGAAGAGTGTACGTCACTGGAAATAAGGCTGCCTATTGGTCAGTCTCGTTGTCGTGTGAAGGAACACCTTCACGGTAGGTAGAGTTTGCAACGCAATAGGGAAATATGAGATTAGAGTCGTGTCGTCTAATCAAGGACTGGAATTATTTATAAGCATGAGTTTGGTTTGTCGTTGGTACGCGTATTTGAACATTTCTGACTTGTATTTAGATATCGTAAACAGTTGTCGATACGGGTTGTTGTTAAAAGTGCGAATGACATCATGTTTACATAAAGTTTGGGGTACATAAACTGGGGCAGAGACACCACCAGGGGGTCCGAAGAAAggtttgaaaaatattaaatatgtaaaatataaattaatattaaatgatgtaattaataaaataaaacaataaagaatttaatatgttattaatataaataaacacgaGTATAAAATGTACAtagctattaatattattaaattattcgaAAATacttacaaaatattaaataagactCAAACACGTCATTCAAAATTTGatcaaaaatagaaataaaacaaataaaaatatatctgtaaataTGTAAACGATACAAAATATAGTCAATATGAGAACTAAGAATTTACAGCTTACTGTAACTTGATAACTTTAGACccatttgtaattacattttcatagaataaattaagttttttttccaactgttaaaaaaaaactgatgctTAACCATTGACATTTtaacctttttatttgtttatgtcatatggtacatatgtaaatacaaattaagtaaaatattgcCAGTAGCAAGAAATAGgtagaaaatgttttttaattgtttttacaaaatgatAAGACTTTAGAGAAGTTGACTTCAACAGTTCATATGACTGTGGTAGGAAGGAGCCACTTCCACTTCAAAATATGTGCTGACACGTGACAGTAATGTCTCTTTAAAAGAAGCAGTTGGAGTTGATCACCCTCTGAGATCAGTCTGTGCCAGGGCAACGGTCCATTTCGGTCATGTTGCCCTGGTCATCCTTGCCCTGTTTCTTAAACATTAAACATGCATGAGCAATGTGTCAACTGTTCCAGTTAGTAAAAGACTGCAACTGAGATGttcttacatttatttagttccatataaaaggtattttttttCACAGGACAAAAGGGATGAAAGCTTTTCGGTCATGTGGATATGTCTCAAACTTGCTCCTGTAGTACTCATGACAAAGCTGTGCGGCAAGTGCTTGGTTACAGAGAACATACAGCACCACCAGCCACCAGGTTAGTGAACCACAGCCACAACAAACACTCATGGCAGCATAAATCAGAAGCTCAGCCAGGTAATGTGGACAAGAGACCAGCTCAAACCAACCGCCACAGGGCATCTTGTGGGCCAGAGTCTCTACTTTACCTATATTGATGGATGGaggtaacaaaaacaacaaattttaaataaataaacaatggtaaatttgaaaaaaaaaaaaaaaaaaaacactttgtacTACTGTTTTGCACGATTAGGAGTGTGtaatataattattgtatatATGTTGTTTGATCAAATACGTGCAAGCTGACATTTTTctgcaaaataagacaaataaatatctaatataatattttatatatatatatatatatatatatatatatatatatatatatatatatatatatatatatatatatatatatataaaatatatttttttgtcttattttgcagAAAAATGTCAGctttacatacacacatttttcacataaacaaaaaaaaaactaatataaatataatacaaaaatattaatataatataaaataccaatataaaaaagcattataacagcattatattacaattataaaaacattattataagtaaaataatacaaacatccctggatgttttttttaataaactcttGTGTAGTTGAGTAATGTCACACATGGAAGAGTGCTGTCTTCTTGAATATCAGTATGTGAGCATGATCTCAAAATTAAATGTACCAGTTTTGTGATATCTCAAAGAGTTAATATTGACTGAGTTACAAAGTAAGAAagtattgtatgtttttttctatttcatcAATGAATATACAAAGCTGGAGAACATCTGGGCATCGAATAGAGAAGTTTAATATGAATGAGAGTAGTATGATTGGGTAGTATTAAGTTGCTTCGCTTTACTGCCCTTCGAAAATCTCTTTAGTGATCTGATAGAATGGCAAAGTGTCCaattaataatatatcatatattagacctgtgtattattttatttattaattattatgtataATTCACAGACTAAATTGTGTATTTAATAGTCTAAATAAGATCTATATGTGAAACTAAAAATTTGGGGTGCCTAGCTGACCATAAATGGGATTCTGTggcattaaaatgtttaaaaactccTGTCATAGACAAATCTTTAGTATAATACATCAATTGATTTGCTTGGTTTCCAGGTGAATGCAAAACTTAAACTGGAAAAAAATGCCCAAGGAATCAAAACTAAATCTTtttaattatcatcatcaaaatgagataaaaaaaaaaaaacactgaggaTATTTTTGAGCCAAAACATTCCTTGTTTGTTTCCtgatgaatgtaaaataaaatggcaaaacATAAATATTCATGTGTGTGGAACATCACCTTTTTATATTAGCAAAATAAGATAGACATAATTTTTAGTCAGTAAAACACAAACCTATGCACTATATTCACAGTAACAGTTAGTACTaactttaaatgacattttctttGAATTAGCTAAGAttctttacttttctttttttttcaaaggaaaTCTCCAACAGCTTGCTTCCTACCTGAGCTGTCAGTCCTCATCTTGGCCAGCAGAGAGAGGGACTGGTGCTGGAGAAATGAGGCCCAGAAGAAGAAAAGAGTCCCAATTACATGATACCATCTTAGCTGATTAAAGAAACCGACTGACTCTGGAATTGCAGATGCAAAAatacaaaagttatttaaatacaAGGAAATGTCCAGATGAAATTATAAGATGTTTTTTCCTATAAGAgttcatttaaaaaactaaatatgtgCAAGTACAATTTAGTCATATATCAATTGGAATTAGGAAACTGTACTAACCTGACTGTGGTAGAGAATCATTTATGCACAGCACAGTTAGTCCAAGTATGATATAATAACTCAAGCCAAATGCATATTGGACCACATTGATCACACCATTAGAGAATACGCTGACAAACAGGCACTCCAATAGTCGTCTCAAGGTATGAACCCATAGGAGCACTTGTAAAAGCAGAGTGGACAAATGTATCTCTGAAAATGACACATAATTATAATTAAGCACGTTAGTATTCACCAGAACACACCACagaagataataataaataaaaataaattatagtaaAAATACAGTGTCtcccttaaaggaatagttcaccaacAAAATGTTtactgaagaaaagaaaaaaaaaatcatctataCCTTGGATGACAAAAGGGTGAATAAATtacctttttttctttcagtaaaTACAAGAAGCTTTGCTGGTTGCATtagtttatataaattattacatGTCACTGTTGATTACTATATTATCACAGTTCTATAGTGAAATGGTGGTTACTATGGTTTAGAACAGgcgtgcccaaactttttcgtacgaatggccaaaaaccaaatatcattgagagccgtgggccgaaagtttgaaaataaatttaaaatattactttaactcatattaactaatgctgtatatttttaaacaataacttatttcaataaaatacatttataatcaatgctgaatacaccagTCAATTTGCTCACGaatgtctctgcattgtcctctatccgaCAGTAcgtacaaaaattatttatttacatttcattgaaacatttcatATTTCAGTTTTGTAGCTtagc
Above is a genomic segment from Danio aesculapii chromosome 20, fDanAes4.1, whole genome shotgun sequence containing:
- the srd5a3 gene encoding polyprenol reductase — encoded protein: MFHVLSTVNIIWLLLALCFAAAFCLNRFSVKLPDRVEHVFQDFIRYGKTKENIKRTSWQLVFDLSKRYFYHFYVVSVMWNGLLLLVSLRSVVMSEAFPNWLIDILWSLTGRSRGSWNEIHLSTLLLQVLLWVHTLRRLLECLFVSVFSNGVINVVQYAFGLSYYIILGLTVLCINDSLPQSESVGFFNQLRWYHVIGTLFFFWASFLQHQSLSLLAKMRTDSSGKVETLAHKMPCGGWFELVSCPHYLAELLIYAAMSVCCGCGSLTWWLVVLYVLCNQALAAQLCHEYYRSKFETYPHDRKAFIPFVL